One Paralichthys olivaceus isolate ysfri-2021 chromosome 21, ASM2471397v2, whole genome shotgun sequence genomic window carries:
- the arhgap22b gene encoding rho GTPase-activating protein 22 isoform X6: MTAMLSPKIRQTRRARSKSMVMGEVSRGSCRPASPSLQEGALKAGWLKKQRSIMKNWQLRWFVLRSDQLYFYKDEEETKPQVTCCLFLFIHRLTATRVIPST; this comes from the exons ATGACAGCAATGCTGAGCCCAAAGATCAGACAGACCAGGAGAG ccaGGTCCAAGAGCATGGTGATGGGCGAGGTGTCCCGGGGCTCATGCCGGCCGGCCTCACCCAGCCTCCAGGAGGGGGCCCTGAAGGCTGGCTGGCTGAAGAAACAGCGCAGCATCATGAAGAACTGGCAGCTGCGATGGTTTGTGCTGCGCTCGGATCAGCTGTACTTCTACAAAGATGAGGAAGAAACCAAACCACAG GTTACGTGTTGCCTTTTCTTATTCATTCATCGCCTGACAGCTACTCGTGTGATTCCGAGCACATAG